One stretch of Miscanthus floridulus cultivar M001 chromosome 18, ASM1932011v1, whole genome shotgun sequence DNA includes these proteins:
- the LOC136522009 gene encoding uncharacterized protein, with amino-acid sequence MASFASTAVLPTCGAGCGAQRGSRCVARASLVATPAPATARTHYEVLGVGAGASRCEIKAAYRRLAREVHPDAGVRGDEGFIRLHAAYATLADPDERARYDRAVAVAAPVRSRAAPAGFRQRRWETDQCW; translated from the coding sequence ATGGCTTCGTTTGCATCGACGGCGGTTCTTCCGACCTGCGGCGCCGGGTGCGGCGCGCAGCGCGGCAGCCGGTGCGTGGCCCGCGCGTCCTTGGTGGCGACGCCggctccggcgacggcgaggacgCACTACGAGGTGCTCGGGGTCGGGGCCGGCGCGAGCAGGTGCGAGATCAAGGCGGCGTACCGGCGCCTGGCGAGGGAGGTGCACCCGGACGCCGGCGTCCGCGGCGACGAGGGGTTCATCCGCCTGCACGCTGCGTACGCCACGCTCGCGGACCCCGACGAGCGCGCGCGCTACGACCGCGCCGTGGCCGTCGCCGCGCCGGTCCGGAGCAGGGCGGCGCCGGCGGGGTTCCGGCAGCGGAGGTGGGAGACGGACCAGTGCTGGTAG
- the LOC136520678 gene encoding protein PSK SIMULATOR 2-like isoform X1: protein MGCVCSRRFPEDAPPAPGQLAAAYDARRGRYGPGDFDSGELAIPPPKPPHSHKVSDTGTFLGRASIAGLEKAVEVLDALGSSMTNLNPGSGFLSGGTNRGNKACILAFEVANTIAKASSLWRSCSDESIEELKKEILHSDGVRILVSSNTIELLHIAAVDKREELAIFSREVIRFGDLCKDPIWHNLGRYFDKYASEKLVTDNTPHDHSKESMEATVQKLINLAQNTSELYHELHALDRFEQDFKRKFREEESVPAARRESIMILHSELKRQRKLVKILKKKSLWSSTLEDIVEKLVDIVIYLHKQIRDSFNEAGTEFCASEQTQNKRLGSCGLALHYANIINQIENIVSRPFSLPHSARDNLYHGLPITVKSALRSRLQTFNTEEERTVAQIKAEMQKTLRWLLPVAENTIRAHQGFGWVGEWANLGSDMSKKSGSHSVIRIQTLHHADKAKTEHYMLELVVLLHHLVTQVKNRGYGTSKSSRHDASSRSCKVAPDLQPDTETRHNTSPVNSCVASSPLPDCERAALDHLSFKRTSYGRSQSCEPPPGRRNKAHRSWDSCRSQGSSPAREFGRTTAVDRDTARDLDVIDGLDRLTSFSRPSSPTFF, encoded by the exons ATGGGGTGCGTGTGCTCGAGGCGGTTCCCGGAGGAcgcgccgccggcgccgggcCAGCTGGCGGCCGCCTACGACGCGCGCCGCGGGAGGTACGGGCCCGGGGACTtcgactccggcgagctcgccatCCCGCCGCCCAAGCCGCCCCACTCCCACAAG GTATCAGACACAGGTACATTTTTGGGAAGGGCTAGCATTGCTGGTCTGGAAAAGGCTGTTGAAGTGTTAGATGCGCTCGGGAGTAGCATGACAAATTTGAATCCTGGCAGCGGCTTTCTCTCTGGGGGAACCAACCGGGGGAATAAAGCCTGTATTTTAGCATTTGAGGTCGCAAATACAATAGCTAAAGCTTCTAGTTTGTGGAGGTCATGCTCTGATGAGAGTATAGAAGAGCTCAAGAAAGAGATTCTGCATTCAGATGGAGTGCGAATATTGGTGTCCTCAAATACCATTGAGCTGTTGCATATTGCTGCCGTTGATAAAAG GGAAGAACTTGCCATCTTTTCAAGAGAAGTAATACGATTTGGCGACCTCTGCAAAGACCCTATATGGCATAACTTGGGGCGATATTTCGACAAGTATGCCTCTGAAAA GTTAGTGACAGATAATACACCTCACGATCATTCAAAGGAAAGCATGGAAGCTACTGTCCAGAAATTGATTAATTTGGCACAAAACACTTCT GAGCTCTACCATGAATTGCATGCTCTGGACAGGTTTGAGCAGGATTTTAAAAGGAAGTTTCGTGAAGAGGAGTCTGTGCCAGCAGCTAGACGAG AGAGTATAATGATATTGCATAGTGAATTAAAGCGCCAGAGGAAGCTTGTGAAAATTCTGAAGAAGAAATCCTTGTGGTCTAGCACCTTGGAAGAT ATTGTGGAGAAACTTGTGGACATCGTAATATATTTACATAAACAAATCCGAGATTCATTTAATGAAGCTG GAACTGAATTCTGCGCTTCCGAACAAACTCAGAACAAAAGGCTAGGTTCCTGTGGTCTGGCACTACATTATGCTAACATTATCAATCAAATTGAAAATATA GTTTCTCGGCCGTTCTCTCTTCCTCATAGTGCAAGGGACAATTTGTACCATGGTCTGCCAATAACAGTAAAGTCAGCTCTGCGATCACGATTGCAAACATTCAACACCGAAGAAGAG CGTACAGTAGCTCAAATAAAAGCCGAAATGCAGAAAACTCTTCGCTGGCTTCTGCCGGTAGCAGAAAATACAATAAG GGCGCACCAAGGTTTTGGATGGGTCGGCGAATGGGCAAATCTTGG GAGTGACATGAGCAAGAAATCAGGCTCCCACAGCGTCATCCGCATCCAGACGCTTCACCATGCCGACAAGGCGAAAACCGAGCACTacatgctggagctggtggtgctCCTTCACCACCTGGTGACCCAGGTGAAGAACAGAGGCTACGGGACCAGCAAATCATCGAGGCACGATGCCTCGTCCCGGTCATGCAAGGTGGCACCTGACCTCCAACCAGATACAGAGACGAGGCACAACACGTCGCCGGTGAACAGCTGCGTGGCCTCGAGCCCACTGCCGGACTGCGAGCGCGCGGCGCTAGACCACCTGAGCTTCAAGAGGACGTCCTACGGCAGGAGCCAGAGCTGCGAGCCTCCGCCTGGCCGGCGGAACAAGGCTCACCGGAGCTGGGACTCGTGCCGGAGCCAGGGAAGCTCGCCGGCGAGGGAGTTCGGCAGGACCACCGCCGTGGACCGTGACACGGCCAGGGACCTTGATGTTATTGATGGCTTGGATAGACTGACTTCGTTCTCGCGCCCGTCCTCCCCAACGTTTTTCTAG
- the LOC136520678 gene encoding protein PSK SIMULATOR 2-like isoform X2, producing MGCVCSRRFPEDAPPAPGQLAAAYDARRGRYGPGDFDSGELAIPPPKPPHSHKVSDTGTFLGRASIAGLEKAVEVLDALGSSMTNLNPGSGFLSGGTNRGNKACILAFEVANTIAKASSLWRSCSDESIEELKKEILHSDGVRILVSSNTIELLHIAAVDKREELAIFSREVIRFGDLCKDPIWHNLGRYFDKLVTDNTPHDHSKESMEATVQKLINLAQNTSELYHELHALDRFEQDFKRKFREEESVPAARRESIMILHSELKRQRKLVKILKKKSLWSSTLEDIVEKLVDIVIYLHKQIRDSFNEAGTEFCASEQTQNKRLGSCGLALHYANIINQIENIVSRPFSLPHSARDNLYHGLPITVKSALRSRLQTFNTEEERTVAQIKAEMQKTLRWLLPVAENTIRAHQGFGWVGEWANLGSDMSKKSGSHSVIRIQTLHHADKAKTEHYMLELVVLLHHLVTQVKNRGYGTSKSSRHDASSRSCKVAPDLQPDTETRHNTSPVNSCVASSPLPDCERAALDHLSFKRTSYGRSQSCEPPPGRRNKAHRSWDSCRSQGSSPAREFGRTTAVDRDTARDLDVIDGLDRLTSFSRPSSPTFF from the exons ATGGGGTGCGTGTGCTCGAGGCGGTTCCCGGAGGAcgcgccgccggcgccgggcCAGCTGGCGGCCGCCTACGACGCGCGCCGCGGGAGGTACGGGCCCGGGGACTtcgactccggcgagctcgccatCCCGCCGCCCAAGCCGCCCCACTCCCACAAG GTATCAGACACAGGTACATTTTTGGGAAGGGCTAGCATTGCTGGTCTGGAAAAGGCTGTTGAAGTGTTAGATGCGCTCGGGAGTAGCATGACAAATTTGAATCCTGGCAGCGGCTTTCTCTCTGGGGGAACCAACCGGGGGAATAAAGCCTGTATTTTAGCATTTGAGGTCGCAAATACAATAGCTAAAGCTTCTAGTTTGTGGAGGTCATGCTCTGATGAGAGTATAGAAGAGCTCAAGAAAGAGATTCTGCATTCAGATGGAGTGCGAATATTGGTGTCCTCAAATACCATTGAGCTGTTGCATATTGCTGCCGTTGATAAAAG GGAAGAACTTGCCATCTTTTCAAGAGAAGTAATACGATTTGGCGACCTCTGCAAAGACCCTATATGGCATAACTTGGGGCGATATTTCGACAA GTTAGTGACAGATAATACACCTCACGATCATTCAAAGGAAAGCATGGAAGCTACTGTCCAGAAATTGATTAATTTGGCACAAAACACTTCT GAGCTCTACCATGAATTGCATGCTCTGGACAGGTTTGAGCAGGATTTTAAAAGGAAGTTTCGTGAAGAGGAGTCTGTGCCAGCAGCTAGACGAG AGAGTATAATGATATTGCATAGTGAATTAAAGCGCCAGAGGAAGCTTGTGAAAATTCTGAAGAAGAAATCCTTGTGGTCTAGCACCTTGGAAGAT ATTGTGGAGAAACTTGTGGACATCGTAATATATTTACATAAACAAATCCGAGATTCATTTAATGAAGCTG GAACTGAATTCTGCGCTTCCGAACAAACTCAGAACAAAAGGCTAGGTTCCTGTGGTCTGGCACTACATTATGCTAACATTATCAATCAAATTGAAAATATA GTTTCTCGGCCGTTCTCTCTTCCTCATAGTGCAAGGGACAATTTGTACCATGGTCTGCCAATAACAGTAAAGTCAGCTCTGCGATCACGATTGCAAACATTCAACACCGAAGAAGAG CGTACAGTAGCTCAAATAAAAGCCGAAATGCAGAAAACTCTTCGCTGGCTTCTGCCGGTAGCAGAAAATACAATAAG GGCGCACCAAGGTTTTGGATGGGTCGGCGAATGGGCAAATCTTGG GAGTGACATGAGCAAGAAATCAGGCTCCCACAGCGTCATCCGCATCCAGACGCTTCACCATGCCGACAAGGCGAAAACCGAGCACTacatgctggagctggtggtgctCCTTCACCACCTGGTGACCCAGGTGAAGAACAGAGGCTACGGGACCAGCAAATCATCGAGGCACGATGCCTCGTCCCGGTCATGCAAGGTGGCACCTGACCTCCAACCAGATACAGAGACGAGGCACAACACGTCGCCGGTGAACAGCTGCGTGGCCTCGAGCCCACTGCCGGACTGCGAGCGCGCGGCGCTAGACCACCTGAGCTTCAAGAGGACGTCCTACGGCAGGAGCCAGAGCTGCGAGCCTCCGCCTGGCCGGCGGAACAAGGCTCACCGGAGCTGGGACTCGTGCCGGAGCCAGGGAAGCTCGCCGGCGAGGGAGTTCGGCAGGACCACCGCCGTGGACCGTGACACGGCCAGGGACCTTGATGTTATTGATGGCTTGGATAGACTGACTTCGTTCTCGCGCCCGTCCTCCCCAACGTTTTTCTAG